A window from Triticum aestivum cultivar Chinese Spring chromosome 6D, IWGSC CS RefSeq v2.1, whole genome shotgun sequence encodes these proteins:
- the LOC123142081 gene encoding RHOMBOID-like protein 12, mitochondrial isoform X1 yields the protein MAALQGRRLLLPLPLSLLARQALRRAVPPPIPRCRFLGSSSPPAAPASPFPSPPAPGPRSPPGSLLPTSAAAVVPAARGAGSPGLEISAPQRGRTTSGWPLPSSALLHAAAPWALWTSATADDMVGALMGANLSVFMLWRVLAHPRFITDPHMVWLDMYFGGRLHTLLTSASSNVDPMFMRKHFMISLDNFTSGRLHTMLTSSFSHMNLKHLFNNMVGLYFFGSSIARTFGPGFLFQLYVTGALTGSVFYLAEKIFLAPRKEVFGGWKTPCLGASAAVNAIVLLEIFLHPTKLLYLHLFIPVPAALVGVGLIGADLWRVKKGGSRVSGSSHLGGALVAAVAFAEIKGWI from the exons ATGGCGGCCCTGCAGGGGAGAAGGCTCCtccttccccttcccctctccctcctcgcgcgGCAAGCCCTCCGCCGTGCCGTCCCACCGCCCATCCCCCGCTGCCGCTTCCTCGGCTCCTCCTCCCCGCCCGCGGCAccggcctcccccttcccctccccgcCCGCACCCGGCCCCCGCTCCCCGCCCGGCTCGCTCCTGCCGACGAGCGCCGCGGCCGTCGTGCCGGCCGCGCGCGGCGCTGGGTCCCCCGGCCTCGAGATCTCCGCTCCGCAGCGAGGCCGGACCACCTCGGGCTGGCCCCTTCCGTCGTCGGCATTGCTCCACGCCGCGGCGCCCTG GGCGCTCTGGACATCGGCCACGGCCGATGACATGGTGGGCGCGCTCATGGGCGCCAACTTGTCCGTCTTCATGCTCTGGCGCGTGCTCGCGCATCCCAGGTTCATCACGGATCCTCACATG GTTTGGCTGGACATGTACTTCGGCGGGCGGCTGCACACGCTGCTCACGAGCGCCTCCAGCAACGTGGATCCCATGTTCATGAGGAAACATTTCATG ATCTCGCTGGACAATTTCACGAGTGGGCGTCTGCACACGATGCTCACCAGTTCTTTCAGCCACATGAACCTTAagcacctcttcaacaacatggTCGGCCTCTACTTCTTCGGCTCAAGC ATTGCCCGCACGTTTGGTCCTGGTTTTCTTTTCCAACTGTACGTGACTGGAGCACTTACTGGGTCTGTATTCTACCTGGCAGAAAAGATTTTTCTAGCCCCACGAAAAGAG GTTTTTGGAGGATGGAAAACTCCCTGTCTT GGCGCAAGTGCTGCAGTTAATGCAATTGTTCTTCTTGAGATATTTTTGCATCCGACGAAGCTACTATACTTACACCTTTTCATTCCCGTTCCAGCTGCGTTAGTG GGAGTTGGTTTGATTGGTGCTGATTTGTGGAGGGTCAAGAAG GGTGGGAGTCGCGTGTCAGGCTCTTCTCATCTAGGGGGTGCCCTAGTTGCGGCCGTTGCCTTTGCGGAAATCAAGGGCTGGATCTGA
- the LOC123142081 gene encoding RHOMBOID-like protein 12, mitochondrial isoform X2 — MAALQGRRLLLPLPLSLLARQALRRAVPPPIPRCRFLGSSSPPAAPASPFPSPPAPGPRSPPGSLLPTSAAAVVPAARGAGSPGLEISAPQRGRTTSGWPLPSSALLHAAAPWALWTSATADDMVGALMGANLSVFMLWRVLAHPRFITDPHMVWLDMYFGGRLHTLLTSASSNVDPMFMRKHFMISLDNFTSGRLHTMLTSSFSHMNLKHLFNNMVGLYFFGSSIARTFGPGFLFQLYVTGALTGSVFYLAEKIFLAPRKEVFGGWKTPCLGVGLIGADLWRVKKGGSRVSGSSHLGGALVAAVAFAEIKGWI, encoded by the exons ATGGCGGCCCTGCAGGGGAGAAGGCTCCtccttccccttcccctctccctcctcgcgcgGCAAGCCCTCCGCCGTGCCGTCCCACCGCCCATCCCCCGCTGCCGCTTCCTCGGCTCCTCCTCCCCGCCCGCGGCAccggcctcccccttcccctccccgcCCGCACCCGGCCCCCGCTCCCCGCCCGGCTCGCTCCTGCCGACGAGCGCCGCGGCCGTCGTGCCGGCCGCGCGCGGCGCTGGGTCCCCCGGCCTCGAGATCTCCGCTCCGCAGCGAGGCCGGACCACCTCGGGCTGGCCCCTTCCGTCGTCGGCATTGCTCCACGCCGCGGCGCCCTG GGCGCTCTGGACATCGGCCACGGCCGATGACATGGTGGGCGCGCTCATGGGCGCCAACTTGTCCGTCTTCATGCTCTGGCGCGTGCTCGCGCATCCCAGGTTCATCACGGATCCTCACATG GTTTGGCTGGACATGTACTTCGGCGGGCGGCTGCACACGCTGCTCACGAGCGCCTCCAGCAACGTGGATCCCATGTTCATGAGGAAACATTTCATG ATCTCGCTGGACAATTTCACGAGTGGGCGTCTGCACACGATGCTCACCAGTTCTTTCAGCCACATGAACCTTAagcacctcttcaacaacatggTCGGCCTCTACTTCTTCGGCTCAAGC ATTGCCCGCACGTTTGGTCCTGGTTTTCTTTTCCAACTGTACGTGACTGGAGCACTTACTGGGTCTGTATTCTACCTGGCAGAAAAGATTTTTCTAGCCCCACGAAAAGAG GTTTTTGGAGGATGGAAAACTCCCTGTCTT GGAGTTGGTTTGATTGGTGCTGATTTGTGGAGGGTCAAGAAG GGTGGGAGTCGCGTGTCAGGCTCTTCTCATCTAGGGGGTGCCCTAGTTGCGGCCGTTGCCTTTGCGGAAATCAAGGGCTGGATCTGA